GGCAGCGAAAGCGGCGGCTTCGATCTCCGGAAGGTCGCCTCGCTCGGCCAGGTCGTCTCCTTCTCCACGATCATCGCCGTGGTGAACGTCGTGCTCCTGACAGCCATCTCGACGCTGTCCGCCGTGCTGTACAACCTCGCCGCCACCCTGGTGGGCGGCGTGGGCGTCACGCTCACGGACGACTGAGCAGCCTCTTCGAAAGCCAGCCTCTGATCGGCCGGGACACCGTGTGGACGGTGTCCCGGCCGATTTGGCTTGGGCAGGGAAGTCCTGTAAAGTCTTATCTCGGCCCGATCGAGGAGACTCGTAGGCTGTGGGGGCGTATAGCTCAGGCGGTTAGAGCGCTTCGCTGATAACGAAGAGGTCCCAGGTTCAAGTCCTGGTACGCCCACGGAACACCGAGTTCACGGAACGAGGCACCATGAAGAAATTGCTCGTCATCGCACTGGCAGTCGCTTCCGTGGTCATCGTGAAGAAGGCCCGGGAGTCCGAAGCCCAGAAGGGTGCCTGGAAGCAAGGAACCGATTCGGTTTCCTGACCGGGATTCTGGGGGCATGGCGCAATTGGTAGCGCACCTGCTTTGCAAGCAGGGGGTTAGGGGTTCGAGTCCCCTTGCCTCCACCATCACAAAAGGATCGTCGCAAGACGGTCCTTTTGTTTTGCCCCCACGACGACGACGGCGGAAGGCTGAGGCATGAACGCATTGATGGCCACGCTGGGCATCCTCGGAGTCTCCGCCTCGGGACCGCTGGTCTCCGCCACGCTCGCGGGCACCACGGTCGGAGCGATCGCCATCGCCTTCTGGCGCAACGCGATCGCCGCCGTCGTGATGGGGGCTCCCGAATTGGCACGCCGTCCGCAGTCCTTCACCCGGGTGAACCGCCGATCCCTCGTGTGGAGCGGCGTCGCGGGCATCGCGCTGGCGTTCCACTTCGTCTGCTTCTTCTACTCGCTCGAACTGACCAGCGTGGCGGCCTCCACCGCGCTCGTCTGCCTGCAGTCGGCCTGGATCGCCCTCATCCAGCTGTTCCGCGGCACCAGGCACTCCTGGCACGTTCTGGCAGGCCTCGGCGTCTCGTTCCTGGGCGTCGTGGCGATCACGGGCTTCGACATGGGGTCCTCCCCGCAGGCGCTGTGGGGCGACATCCTGGCGATCCTGGGCGGCATCCTGGCGGGCGTGTACACGCTGGCCGGCAGCAAAGCCCGGGAGGACATGACCACGGGCGCCTACACGGGCATC
Above is a window of Arthrobacter sp. Y-9 DNA encoding:
- a CDS encoding DMT family transporter yields the protein MNALMATLGILGVSASGPLVSATLAGTTVGAIAIAFWRNAIAAVVMGAPELARRPQSFTRVNRRSLVWSGVAGIALAFHFVCFFYSLELTSVAASTALVCLQSAWIALIQLFRGTRHSWHVLAGLGVSFLGVVAITGFDMGSSPQALWGDILAILGGILAGVYTLAGSKAREDMTTGAYTGICYAFCALVVLVLALVSGQPLVGFELNGWLGILAITVAAQLLGHTSLNYLVGHMSALVVSMLVLLEIPGAAILAAVFLHEVLPAGTYAGLALIIAGLAIVIAGQRGKREKLAEAPID
- a CDS encoding DLW-39 family protein, with translation MKKLLVIALAVASVVIVKKARESEAQKGAWKQGTDSVS